Within Topomyia yanbarensis strain Yona2022 chromosome 2, ASM3024719v1, whole genome shotgun sequence, the genomic segment TCGCAACGAATTCGAAAGCACCAGTCGTTCTCGCTGTGGAGGAGAGGTCCTATTTCAACTTCTTTTGTAGGTATACTTGCTCGCGGTACGCCTTCAAAAAGGGGTCTCGCTAGTAATGTCATTCGTTTGCTTTAGACTGGTTATCAAGAAGGGCTTATTAGGGCAAATCTTTAATATTTCGGTTACAATCGAATATGTATCGTTATGCCAGCGACTTTATTTCTTTAAATGTTTTCTTTGACACGAAAGAAAATCACAAAGAGCTCGAATGTCGACCATAGATATAATTTCAAGCCGAGGAaccgattttatttcaacatctGTTTGAGCGTGGATATGAAAAGTCATTTTTGAACGAACCTAGAcaacatttgtcatttttgaacgTAATAACCGGAACTGGTCAATGGGCAGGTCTACTTGAAGCAATGCCCCCAAAAGCGTCTACTTGCACTTTTGAGATCTCACGATGGCTCTACGCTTTTCTGACCGAATTTAACCTCGTGGCATTACTCGAAAGATGTTTTGGAGTGGTATAAGCCTAAGCAGGTCAATTTTGTGCCAAAGGATCTTAATCCCTTGAACACACCGAAGTTTCGGCCAATTGAAAAATACTGAGCCATCAAGAAGAAGGTCTCCCAGAAGCATACACAAACACATGTTGGCCTACACATTGTACAAGACCTTATAAGCAGTGTTAAGAAGATCGAACGTGCATTTGGATATTGCtatgaaattgaataaaaagagcacagaaaaaaaatcaataatatgCTACATTGTAATCCCTGAATGTTTGAAAGCGATTGTAAATTTTGACAAACATCTTTTGTGCTGCCATTTGATTTCGCTCACCCTGTGATGTTCACGTTTGAAATTATTTATGTACGAGAATTTCATTTGCACAAACTCAGTAGTTTTAAGAGATGGTTACAAACTTATGAAAAGCTGGCAAATCTCTGGTAATAGGTTCCCTCTCTATGCTACTACTCTCTCGAACTAACGCCGGGCCTGGACTTTTCGATCCTTCCAGATGCTCCAGTTCCATCTTGCCATCGTTTCTTCCATCGCCAGCGAAAATTTTCGACTCATACCGAGCAGCTTCGTAATGTCTTTAATGGACTTCCAGCTCCGAAACCGTAGACTAAATAGATTCCCGCATCATAAATCTGAAATTTCTCAATATCACTACACAATTATTATAGTATTTTTATCCCAAATGacaatattttcacatacactTGACTTTGATTTGTTCCCtatttataattaaaaatattcagcaaaaatatattttttgcaaGCCAAAACAATCCCCATGTCAGAAAAAACAGCACGCACCGAAAAAAGCGAAGCCTCCTcgattatttttttctgattgaCATTTTGAGTAACTCTCGGGTACCTACTACATGAGTACCTTGAACCATGGAAAACCGTCGCCATGGGAGTCCACCAGTCTCTAATATTACCAAGAGAATCATTTTCCGTTTCAAACCCTCCGGGCCTTCGATTGCTGGTCGACCGATGCATCCATTTCTACATTATCCGAACTGAATTAGCTTGAGTTTGAGAATAGTTTGAAAATATATATCATTACAGAAATCCCCCTAGACCAATCACTCAATAGTTTAGAGTGAGTTACGTCAAAATTTTAGGATAAAGCCATAATTAGTTAGATGGCTTGAAAAATGGTTCGTCCAACCAACAGACAGTCAAGGCTAACAATTTTCGCTCCAACATTCCTAAAGGCAAACAGTGCACAGCAAGCATTAAATTCAAATTAGGCTCTTTGGATCTTAGTTCGAGCCGTACTGAGCCACGTAGCCGTAGAGTATATGAATGTACGTACCGATTCCATACGCCTGCTTTGACAGAAGTATTTAATTATAAAGTTTCTTCGCCATCAGAGTGTACTGTGTACCTATATACTCTGTGGTAGACGTATAAAGGGCCAAAGTTACTGCGTTTGAATGGGGATAGCACGCCCGGAGATCGGGTCGTGTTGCTATCCCCGATTCACATTAGGCCAGAGTCTATGTAGTTGGCTTGAATCATGGTTTGAAGTTGATTTAATGAACTCCCTGATAAATTAATTACCTGATTCCGCCCCTGCTGGTGTCATAATTTAGCATCCTTAGACCGTGCTTCCACGTCACGTAACTGGTCGGCTGTGGGACCTTGCTGATGATACACTTGAGCTCGATGGTGCTTCCGGCTTTGTAAAATTTATCTACTGTTGCAACACCTCTCTCATCAACAATTTCCACTTTTGGCACTGCAAGTAACACGGGGTGGTGGGTCGAAAAGGAAAGAAAGTCTTCATATAATGACTGGTGTCTCGGAGTATATGATGATGGAACAAACTATCGACGATTAAAGAAGATGTTTGTGATACTGATACTTACCCACAACGATTAGATAAACAAGATACACCAGAGGCGGATAGGATGAAATCTGACACTCATAATGGCCCTCGTCCCTCTCGTTAGCGTATTGGATCAACAGCTGCCAATTATTGGGCGGTTGATACTGCAACGAGTACCGGGAATCGCTGCTGTACGTATGGCGACCGACTGTAATTAAATGGATTTCGTCGCCTTTCCGTCGAACCCAGGATACCTGGAAGTCGCGGTGTAAATTTGATTAGGGGCTCAAATCTGAGCAAAGCAAAATACGTACGGTTCGTTCTCGCAAATCGTTCACCCGGCAGTGCAAATACACATCGTTACCCAGCTGGGTGGTAACGTTTGCCGTCATGTTCGCATCGTCGAAGAAAGGATATGGGTCATGCTGGGTGGTGCTTTCCTCCGATTCCTCCTCAAGGTCGTCATCTGGTAGATCGGTGAAGGGTGATGATATTTCTTGCCAAAATAACCGTGGTAATGTCTTGAACGTGTTGTCATTCGGACCGGTTTTGCCAACTGTTGGTTATCAGGAAGGGAAGGGTGTTATTTGAACATGTATTTGCTTGGCGGCAGAGTCTATACCTTGTATGGATCCGGTTACATGGTGCAACGAAACCAGGGCCAATATTATCCGAAACGTTGGATGCCTCATAGCAGCATCTTCTAGTAGGCGGTGCTATTCGTCCAGATTATCGATTGTGTTTTATTGTGACGGATCACCGACGGCGCGACGGCTGCTTTCCTTCAGCGGCGGTAATCAATTTTCATTTTGGTGACGTGTTGTCTGCAAATCACGACCTGGAAAATGGCATCAGCTGTAGAAAACAATTCTTCGATCCATGTATTCCCGATGTGAGATGGAATTAATCTATGGTTAACTTCAGGGACGTGTGGAAGACTGATTGAATTGCAGATAAACAGAAGTCGTGTGGCGTACAGCAGACAAAAGGATGGAAGGTAATCTGATCAGGCTGGCGCTCTTTGCATCAGGGGCAAAACAATATGGGGGCAGGACCGTATGCGGTCCGGCCTTCGGTGAAGAGAGAGTGGTGGCTTTTCGGTGAAAATAAACCTTATTCTTGAGATTTATTTTCTTGGAATTCAGAAAAATTGTTTAGATTATAGAGCAAAGAGCAATACGTTTTTCGATACCCAATTTTCAGTTCAAAGGCCATACCCCTAGGTTAGAAACTGATTTCAATGAAACAATTTGATAGCAGTTAGTTTTGAACATGACTCTGTTTCAATATGATACTTACGTGATGGGAcaaattttttcaaactttcagagcAATTCTTCACTTCGAAATCAAACATGATTTCTGAACGACATGAATAACATAAAATATACATGAATTTATAACGTTTGGCGCTGAAAAGTGAAAATTGTTAAAAGGCGACATGGGAACCCCGAATTATGAACtagaaacacacaaaaaaacaaaatatatgtaACCATAGTAACCCCACTAAATAATCGAGTGTAACGCCatgctttttatttttttttttgcatgaaCTAGTTTTGTGGACACACGACGTCCGAGGTTCATTTTTTAGGTTTTCATGACCTTGGTCACGATTCTCGTAAACGGCCTTCCGTATGGTAGTTATTTTCTCGCAGCTTTTTACTCCCACGCCAATTAATTCATGCACAGTGTTGCAATGGAATTCAATGTAATTATCAAAAATAAAGGACCAAATTACGCGAAAACTTGCTTGCGTTTCAAAAGAGTGCTAACATAACAGCTCCCGGCAAGCATTTACAGTATAGAATTATAGTacgtaatacgagtcatgctttggttggaaaattttagttacaCATTTTACCGCGTAGAGGGCGcatcactaacttttcaacggaaagagatagagattaggtgtcttccacaaagatgtagcacaggcatttggaaaaaaaaacatctcgatattctatctcacttctatgaaaagATAGTTTTGGCGCACTCtgtgcggtaacaggtggaactaaaattttctaaccaaaacatgactcgtgttatttatttgttcttctgaacatactattgagctaaacctaacgagaatttcacaaaaataagtgggagtcgagtactgatacacaggcccgatgagagggggaggcagccagggcaattgccctggggcccgggtcgtatttgggggcccgcgtttttacccggaAGAAATAAGAaggagtgaagacccgtttttatcagccccttggcgaattttaagctgataaaatagggacattgataaaatcgggacatatatttttctgtcattttaataaaccgaagctcttaaaatgtttggttcttagatatagcctcgcaaccttttctgattatttaagttccccttaatggggtctgacagcgcaaaattaaaaaaaaattatttttgcatttttcggatctctaagataagaaatatatgcccaagaaaggatttactcgaattcaacttggttcgtcggttagagcccatcaaactaccaactatcaattttcatatgaaggtgtaaaatcgggtcaaaaagctgataaaatcgtgggtagataaaatcggctGCAGATAAAATCGTGGGCTGATGAAattgggtgctgataaaatcaggtctcCACTGTAGTAATTTctttaaaattatttgctttattaaattgttatatgataaaagtataaaaaatgcaaacattatttgatagttgacatttgttaaaacaaacggttttgaaggatttgcctactttgtgtacaagttaaaaaaaaactcttctacgttcgcttctttgctggtggtgccggttgttggcttagAGACACTGGTCGTGATTGtttttgagtgaatatttgttcatgtcagatccgtagatattggttttgtagccgtttgtggtgtggcataagataacgatgtgctgtttacggttataaTAGGTGGGCTGTTCTTAGAAGgttttgcacaaagttttccatggtgcagtgtctttttgtagAATTCGTAGAATCTACCATGGTTGCCTAACCAgtattgtctgatgaaacgtcccatttttggttgatccgcataaaatggttacgtatgaaaaagttggattttgccgtgcatctatagcggaacgatttttagtttctactctgggcgagatgagaaggtagactgaccttaattaaccggtgattaaaatggataattgttgtatttttatagcacgttcaaGGAATTTTCTTCTAAAAGTGCGTTGTGTTGAGAAAAACGGTGATTTTGGGCCTCGCCCAAGTAACCACGAAGCATTATGTAATGGGCTTTAGATATGTTCTAACTTTTCATACAAAACATATGCTTTACGGCTTCATAGTTCTATAAAGATCATTAAAGCACACTTAGtgtgccagaatagagctaGTTCAGAAGCACCTTAATGGCTGTCAGCAATGTTGATATAGAGCcgtttaaaaataacttttcctTCTTTATCGatacagcaaaagaaaaaataaactttCGATAACACACTCACCCTTCCGCTCTTCTTTCGTTTGATGTACCGACTGTTTAAATTGACGATTTAGTGCCTATAGAAATGAGGTTCAATCCCCAGTCGAAAAGCTCGTCTCAATGTGGTATTCGCGTTTGATCACTGATCTGTGAGAATATTTGCTTATATATTCGGTTTATTCCAAACTCTACCTAGACgtttagttgatttttttcgaagaatcgtgcagaattttcattttgattttacGTTATTTACGTATTTTTTTACAGACACAAAATGAGAGTTAACGGACATTTTGATAAAATAGTGCAGTGACGCCAATCGTAGTCTAATTCTAAATGTCTAATTTAAACGTTAATTACAACGAGTGGGTACAACAGCCCTACTGATAAATGATAGTGTGACAGCTAGATTGTTTAGCATGAACAAAAcgacaacagaacacacaaaaatTCTCGTTTCCTTCAAAAAGGTCCAATAAGGACCGAAACGTTGGAGAAAGAGAGCAACGAGTgttcttgatttttattgactgaAACGCCGGTCTTCAAATCATAAGTTGtcacaataacagtcgaaagtacactaatttacGTTTATTGCATTATCATTTATTACAGGAATGCATACGAGTTTAGGTGATTATTGGAACGCGTAggtatatttgttattgttcgGGGTTTCAAAGCACTATAAGAAGATTACATATTTGCACTTAGAGTTTTCTATAAAAGTTTCATAGcatttatcttcaaaagctttttaGTGCGATGTGTATGTTCTGTATGACGATATAGTGCTAGATTTAATGCTTCAAATTTTAGGTGCATTGAAGCATTAAAAATACTTGTATACGGCTAGTTAGCAATAGGAATGCTAACTTAGACTCAATCTAGAGCTTTAAATTATTGCTTATGGTTACTAAGGTGATCGAACACGTATACCAAATTGAGACGAGGTTTTCGACTACGGATAGAATCCCATCCGAGGCACTAAATCGTCAATTTAATCAGTCGGCATGTCAAacaaaagaaagaaaagaaaagaagaagGGTGGGTACGTTATCGAAagggatttttttcttttgctgtgtcgataaagaagcgaaattatttaaaaaaaaccgatttaatccaccttgcagtgaaatgagacatttcttacacatttcactattggattagtttgcagaactcacgagaagtagacacccaactagaggtgggatgaaaacagtttctagtcttgcacgaataaaatctcgaataaactaaatacattatagaaatcaacaaaacgaacgaaataaaaaagtaaagcaaaaaatgaaataataggtttttaaattcatgaaatgagtagaaaaattaatataaaccaaaattataatatatacgattaggttat encodes:
- the LOC131681171 gene encoding zwei Ig domain protein zig-8, whose amino-acid sequence is MRHPTFRIILALVSLHHVTGSIQVGKTGPNDNTFKTLPRLFWQEISSPFTDLPDDDLEEESEESTTQHDPYPFFDDANMTANVTTQLGNDVYLHCRVNDLRERTVSWVRRKGDEIHLITVGRHTYSSDSRYSLQYQPPNNWQLLIQYANERDEGHYECQISSYPPLVYLVYLIVVVPKVEIVDERGVATVDKFYKAGSTIELKCIISKVPQPTSYVTWKHGLRMLNYDTSRGGISSGDEDDES